One part of the Dyadobacter sp. 676 genome encodes these proteins:
- the rsmH gene encoding 16S rRNA (cytosine(1402)-N(4))-methyltransferase RsmH, producing MDSPSTYHVPVMLPECLEGLQIQPDGVYVDVTFGGGGHSRAILEKLTTGRLLAFDQDPDAAVNAQEFGNDSRFTFIPANFRHLKRYLKLNKATQVNGILADLGVSSHQINTPDRGFSTRFDADLDMRMNPNIEKTAGEVVRTRSAGELQRILGMYGEVTNARTAAEAIVAARYNSPIETVNDLKGILMRYAPKHRENKYFAQVFQALRIEVNDELAVLEEFLTQVPEVLAPDGRLVVMSYHSLEDRLVKNYIQKGKFYGEVEKDFYGNEIKPLKSVTRKPIEATAEEVAINPRARSAKLRIAARA from the coding sequence GTGTTTGGAAGGCCTTCAAATACAGCCGGATGGGGTTTATGTCGACGTTACTTTCGGCGGTGGCGGGCATTCGAGGGCTATCCTGGAAAAGCTGACGACGGGCCGGCTGCTGGCATTCGATCAGGATCCGGACGCGGCGGTTAATGCACAGGAATTCGGGAACGACAGCCGGTTTACCTTCATTCCAGCCAATTTCAGGCACCTTAAACGTTATCTGAAACTGAACAAGGCGACACAGGTGAATGGTATCCTGGCCGATCTCGGCGTTTCGTCGCACCAGATCAACACGCCCGACCGGGGCTTTTCTACCCGTTTTGACGCTGACCTGGACATGCGAATGAACCCTAATATCGAGAAAACGGCCGGGGAAGTGGTCAGAACGCGCTCGGCAGGGGAATTGCAGCGCATTCTGGGTATGTACGGCGAAGTAACCAATGCCCGCACCGCGGCGGAGGCGATCGTTGCTGCCAGATACAATTCACCCATCGAAACCGTTAATGACCTGAAAGGCATTCTCATGCGTTATGCGCCCAAACATCGCGAGAACAAATATTTCGCGCAGGTGTTTCAGGCATTGCGGATCGAGGTGAACGATGAACTGGCGGTGCTCGAAGAGTTCCTGACGCAGGTTCCCGAGGTGCTCGCGCCCGACGGAAGGCTTGTGGTGATGTCGTACCATTCGCTGGAAGACAGGCTGGTGAAGAATTATATTCAAAAGGGAAAGTTTTACGGAGAAGTCGAAAAGGACTTTTATGGGAACGAGATCAAGCCGCTGAAAAGCGTGACGCGCAAGCCGATCGAAGCCACAGCGGAAGAAGTAGCCATAAACCCACGTGCCCGGAGCGCCAAATTGCGCATTGCGGCCAGGGCGTGA
- a CDS encoding FtsL-like putative cell division protein, with product MAENRKRPKPVPPKPPKRKREYSLFNWLNRFLPLDKVFGEKVPGQEERLPVKYFYYFGWVIILLVAYERIGFQSEDYVRKTIKLKKEVDDLKAEYTSIHAEYERAGKQSVVVEKVQAEGLVENLTPPKKIILKEDEE from the coding sequence ATGGCTGAAAATAGAAAACGCCCAAAGCCGGTGCCGCCAAAACCGCCGAAGCGGAAACGGGAATATTCTTTATTCAACTGGCTGAACAGATTTTTACCGCTCGACAAGGTATTCGGGGAAAAGGTACCGGGGCAGGAAGAGCGTCTGCCGGTTAAATATTTCTATTATTTCGGGTGGGTGATCATATTGCTCGTCGCTTACGAGCGGATCGGGTTCCAGTCCGAAGATTATGTACGGAAGACGATAAAGCTCAAAAAGGAGGTCGACGACCTGAAAGCCGAATACACTTCCATTCACGCGGAATACGAGCGGGCGGGAAAGCAGTCGGTGGTTGTTGAAAAAGTCCAGGCGGAAGGTCTGGTCGAAAATCTGACGCCTCCCAAAAAAATCATTTTAAAAGAAGACGAAGAATAA